The genomic interval ACGGCGACTAGTTAAGGGAATGGGCAGTAGCCTCATAACCCCTGGTTTGACATTGGAAGAAATATCATTGTGTTTGGCAGTTAAGACAGCGGATCAATCGATCGACGACATCAGAAAGGAGCTCCCGCCCAATGAAGATGCCGAGAAGACCACGGCGAGAGCGAAGACCAGGATCAGAGAACTGTGTGGTCTGTTCCTGGTTGTCATCGATCGGAAGGTCTATCTTTTTCACCAGACCGCAAGGGAGTTCCTCGTCAAGAGACAGGCTAGGGGGGATACTGGAGCTGGTAGGTGGAAACACAGCCTGTCTCCAGAAAAGTCGCACTATCTCCTGGCGGAGATATGCACGCTGTACTTGAGCCGATTTGTTGCCCTCCCTGGGTTCATGGACTATGCGGCAGACTTCTGGGCGGTGCACTTTCGGAGAGCGGCTGTCTCAAGAGGAGATCCAATCGCGAAGCGTGGACGCAAGCTCTGTCGGCAAGGGTCAGAAGTGTGTCAGAAGTGGGCTGCAATTTACAAACGCAGCCGACTCAAATTTCCCGATTCTAATGACACACTTATAGCGTCCTATC from Aspergillus flavus chromosome 7, complete sequence carries:
- a CDS encoding putative cortactin-binding protein — encoded protein: DKSHCHPVKRRLVKGMGSSLITPGLTLEEISLCLAVKTADQSIDDIRKELPPNEDAEKTTARAKTRIRELCGLFLVVIDRKVYLFHQTAREFLVKRQARGDTGAGRWKHSLSPEKSHYLLAEICTLYLSRFVALPGFMDYAADFWAVHFRRAAVSRGDPIAKRGRKLCRQGSEVCQKWAAIYKRSRLKFPDSNDTLIASYLGLTAIVEILLQTEDIDVDSKDSNGRTPLSWAAENGYEMIVKLLLDTGRVDVESKDSEYGRTPLSWAAENGHERVVKWLLDTGRMDVESKDSNGRTPLSWAAENGHEGVVKLLHRANLGNRDCVSEGPVSASPV